The following are encoded in a window of Cryptococcus gattii WM276 chromosome M, complete sequence genomic DNA:
- a CDS encoding Dihydroxyacetone synthase (DHAS) (Formaldehyde transketolase), putative (Similar to TIGR gene model, INSD accession AAW46963.1), with protein sequence MSPVAVLQHGDSASHGTELSKNPHVKSTDVGTEKLVINTIRCLAADLCQQYKGGHPGTVMGAAAIATALWKYSMRYNPSNPDWINRDRFVLSAGHACLLQYIMLHLSGYSSWTLDQIKKYHAPTMDGIAAGHPEIEFPGVELTTGLLGQGIANAVGLAMANKNMAATYNKDGFPIIQNKVWCFTGDGCLQEGVGQEALSMAGHWGLDNMILVYDNNSVTVDGNIDICFTDDTNAKLKSLGWHVLEVEDGSNDLAAIVDAFEQAQKLTGKPVFINIKTIIGIGSINQNSGKVHGAALGENDVAQVKTALGFDPKQKFVVPDAVYDYFKETKTRGAQYEQEWNDLFKRYKESFPVEAAEFQRRLDGKLEEGWENKFPSKDALPKDPKATRQSSGIALRSIVPEDKAFLVGSADLCESTFVNWDGMVEFQNPKSGYGDYSGRQIRYGIREHAMVAAANGLAAWHKGAIVPIMSSYFIFWLYAAPSLRMAALMKLRFIAVATHDSIGVGEDGPTHQPIAFPLFLRTLPNFNYIRPADAEEVIGAWTLGLRDADHPSLLSLTRQPVPLLAGTDRNKVQYGGYVVCGDENKIPDITLIATGSEVARAVDTAELLKDKYSVRVVSMPHTGRFDAQPLEYRRSVIPSTKSLVVSIEPYASFGWAKYAHAGAHMTGFGHSAPYSVLFEHFGFGPKNLAEKIGTWAESKRNGDGWNLPGVGEFEELLANNANGH encoded by the exons ATGTCACCTGTAGCTGTACTCCAACATGGCGACTCTGCCTCTCACGGCACAGAGCTTAGCAAGAATCCCCACGTCAAGTCTACCGACGTCGGCACCGAGAAGCTGGTGATTAATACCATCCGATGTTTGGCCGCCGATCTGTGTCAACAG TACAAGGGTGGTCATCCCGGCACAGTCATGGGAGCGGCTGCCATCGCCACAGCACTTTGGAAATACAGCATGCGGTATAACCCTTCTAATCCTGACTGGATCAACCGAGATC GATTCGTGCTCTCTGCTGGCCATGCGTGTCTACTTCAATACATTATGCTCCACCTTTCCGGATACTCTTCATGGACTCTCGACCAGATTAAGAAGTACCATGCTCCGACCATGGACGGCATTGCTGCCGGTCACCCCGAGATCGAGTTCCCAGGTGTCGAACTGACCACCGGTCTTCTCGGTCAAGGTATTGCCAACGCCGTCGGACTCGCCATGGCCAACAAGAACATGGCTGCCACTTACAATAAGGACGGATTTCCCATCATCCAGAACAAGGTCTGGTGTTTCACTGGTGATGGTTGTCTGCAGGAAGGTGTCGGCCAGGAAG CCCTTTCCATGGCCGGACATTGGGGTCTTGACAACATGATCCTTGTATATGACAACAACTCTGTCACAGTGGACGGTAACATTGACATCTGTTTCACCGATGACACGAATGCCAAGCTCAAGAGTCTTGGGTGGCACGTTCTCGAGGTCGAGGACGGATCCAACGACCTCGCCGCGATTGTCGACGCTTTCGAGCAGGCTCAGAAGCTCACGGGCAAGCCTGTCTTTATCAACATCAAGACCATCATCGGTATTGGCTCCATCAACCAGAATAGTGGCAAAGTACACGGTGCCGCCTTGGGTGAGAATGACGTTGCGCAAGTCAAGACTGCTCTTGGCTTTGACCCCAAGCAAAAATTCGTCGTGCCCGACGCCGTCTACGACTACTTCAAGGAGACCAAAACCAGGGGTGCCCAATACGAGCAGGAGTGGAACGACCTTTTCAAGCGCTACAAGGAGTCTTTCCCAGTCGAGGCGGCAGAGTTCCAAAGGCGATTGGACGGAAAGCTGGAAGAGGGTTGGGAGAACAAATTCCCTTCCAAGGATGCTCTCCCCAAAGATCCCAAAGCTACCAGGCAGAGCAGCGGTATCGCGCTTCGATCGATCGTTCCAGAGGACAAGGCGTTCTTGGTTGGAAGTGCCGATTTGTGCGAGTCGACGTTCGTCAACTGGGACGGAATGGTCGAGTTCCAAAACCCCAAGTCGGGCTACGGTGATTATTCTGGTCGACAGATCCGATACGGTATTCGAGAGCATGCCATGGTAGCCGCCGCCAATGGTCTCGCCGCTTGGCACAAGGGTGCCATCGTCCC CATCATGTCGAGTTACTTCATCTTCTGGCTCTATGCCGCTCCTTCGCTCCGAATGGCCGCTTTGATGAAGCTCCGATTCATCGCCGTTGCTACTCACGACTCTATCGGTGTGGGTGAGGACGGTCCTACCCACCAGCCGATCGctttccctctcttcctccgtACCCTCCCTAACTTCAACTACATTCGACCTGCCGACGCTGAGGAAGTGATTGGCGCATGGACGTTGGGTCTCAGGGATGCTGATCACCCCAGTTTGCTTTCGCTCACTCGACAGCCAGTACCTCTTCTTGCCGGTACCGACCGAAACAAGGTACAATACGGTGGATATGTCGTTTGTGGCGACGAGAACAAGATCCCCGATATAACCCTCATCGCCACTGGTTCCGAGGTCGCACGTGCTGTTGATACAGCCGAGCTGTTGAAGGACAAGTACTCTGTCAGAGTCGTATCGATGCCTCACACCGGTCGATTCGACGCACAACCACTCGAGTACCGGCGATCCGTCATTCCCTCTACCAAGTCCCTCGTCGTATCTATCGAGCCCTACGCCTCCTTCGGTTGGGCCAAATATGCCCATGCGGGTGCTCACATGACAGGCTTCGGTCACTCTGCTCCTTACTCTGTACTGTTCGAGCACTTCGGCTTCGGCCCCAAGAACCTGGCAGAAAAGATTGGAACCTGGGCCGAGTCGAAGAGGAACGGAGATGGTTGGAACCTCCCCGGCGTTGGAGAATTCGAGGAGCTGTTGGCTAACAATGCTAACGGTCATTAA